The following are encoded together in the Lactuca sativa cultivar Salinas chromosome 1, Lsat_Salinas_v11, whole genome shotgun sequence genome:
- the LOC111919854 gene encoding uncharacterized protein LOC111919854: protein MQAALDEVEKPAKRGKKANPKKDTTEGPSSKSTKSKKRKGETEKNDELFGDKEEEEKHEVSPRGNTLPRSPTPEDVVNDSIPTPPPSPPKSTVQDSPPPPPPPPPTSQPSYTIDPPPPVSSTPITTAPVPPPIFSQATFTTKPTITSTNDSSVKVNTSDVGVKTEDPPKVTIEPISPPPSSESNLVLGGAEFEFDSTYYSPYRIPSEEDESALATKQQIDSVNEKLDALIRSSKKCNDVVMKAFLDTALHQYHESIDKCTVALDDSTSLCKNTTTDVKNLIHDSKVFLDSLKGHAETNAAKVNALVASLSQSLQGEQAKFETLRSDVFTDKKTFLASVDSRLDKLNADFQKVEIARAEREILLLKTERVVFRSCAGDVLTQLHNVIQAHDPIFTLTIRNHLTSKLLQAIELLREMKGVSERMATPQQGGEGTVMIPPLVKPKVTVKTEPKDNLASGSGNKEKKKHVIGEDNDSEEDQETISEILKRKKRDQEIDENLRVAKEEEEIRG, encoded by the exons ATGCAAGCTGCTCTGGACGAGGTTGAGAAGCCAGCTAAAAGAGGGAAGAAAGCCAATCCCAAGAAAGACACAACAGAAGGTCCCTCCTCTAAATCGACCAAGTCCAAGAAAAGAAAAGGTGAAACAG AAAAGAATGATGAGCTGTTTGGTGATAAGGAAGAGGAAGAGAAACATGAAGTTTCTCCAAGGGGGAATACACTTCCTCGGTCTCCAACTCCAGAGGATGTTGTTAATGATTCTATTCCTACTCCTCCTCCATCTCCACCCAAGTCTACTGTTCAGGATTCgcctccacctccacctccacctccacctaCATCACAACCTTCCTATACAATTGATCCACCACCGCCTGTCAGCTCTACTCCTATCACTACTGCTCCAGTACCACCTCCTATTTTTTCCCAAGCAACTTTCACCACTAAACCTACCATTACCTCTACCAACGATTCTTCAGTAAAAGTCAACACATCTGATGTGGGGGTGAAGACTGAAGATCCTCCTAAAGTCACAATCGAACCAATTTCCCCACCTCCTTCCAGTGAGTCTAATCTAGTTCTTGGAGGAGCCGAATTTGAGTTTGATTCTACTTACTACAGTCCATACAGAATCCCAAGTGAAGAGGATGAATCTGCTCTAGCGACCAAGCAGCAGATAGACAGTGTTAATGAAAAGCTTGATGCACTGATTAGGTCGTCTAAGAAGTGCAACGACGTTGTAATGAAAGCCTTTCTGGATACAGCTTTGCACCAGTATCATGAGTCCATCGACAAATGCACTGTCGCTTTGGATGATTCTACTTCTTTGTGCAAGAACACTACAACTGACGTCAAAAACCTTATTCATGATTCCAAGGTTTTCCTTGATTCTCTCAAGGGTCATGCTGAGACAAACGCTGCTAAGGTGAATGCATTGGTTGCTTCCCTATCCCAGTCTCTTCAAGGAGAACAAGCCAAATTTGAGACTCTTCGTTCTGATGTTTTTACTGATAAAAAGACCTTTTTGGCGTCTGTTGATTCTCGGTTAGACAAACTAAATGCTGATTTCCAG AAGGTTGAAATTGCCAGAGCAGAAAGAGAGATTTTGTTGTTAAAAACTGAGCGTGTGGTTTTTCGAAGCTGTGCTGGGGATGTTCTTACTCAGCTGCACAATGTGATTCAAGCTCATGACCCGATTTTTACGCTTACCATTCGAAAtcatctaacctccaaactccttCAAGCAATTGAACTCTTACGAGAAATGAAGGGTGTTTCGGAGAGGATGGCCACTCcacaacaagggggagaaggtacTGTGATGATCCCTCCTCTTGTTAAACCGAAGGTGACTGTAAAAACTGAACCGAAGGATAATTTAGCTTCGGGTTCTGGTaataaagaaaagaagaaacatgTCATTGGGGAAGATAATGATAGTGAAGAAGATCAAGAAACTATATCTGAGATCCTGAAGCGAAAGAAAAGGGATCAGGAGATAGATGAAAATCTTCGAGTtgcaaaggaagaagaagaaataaGAGGATGA